The genomic window TTTAAACTCATCCAGATAAATGTTGGTTTACCCACAACATGATCTTCGGGTACAAATCCCCAGAATCTTGAATCTAATGAGTTGTAGCGGTTATCGCCCATCATCCAGTAGTAATCTTGTTTGAAAGTATATGAATTACTTTCTACACCGTTGATTAAGAATTTACCGTCTTTTTCTTCAAGAGTGTTATTCTCATAAACAGTAATCAGTCTGCGGTAAAATTCAATATTGTCATTATTTAGGGGAGTAGTAACACCCGCTTCAGGAATGTATATAGTTCCATAGTTATCTACATTCCAATTTTTGTTTGATGGGAAAATACCTGAACTTTTTCTAGTAGATGGTTTAATATATTGTTTAACAGATTCTACAGCTTTCCATGAACTTAGTTGGCTAACCTTTTCTTCGGTTAGGTTAATGGCATATACACGGTTTAAATCGTCCTTGTTTTTAGCACTTGTAAATTTTTGCCAATTAGGAAAGTTTATGTTAAAGTATTGGTAATAGTCCCCTGCAGGTATTATTCCATCGGTAATGTCAAGCTTTCTTGTCAGGATATTGTCAGAATATGTGTCTCCCGAGACAAATAAAGATTTACCAGGCTTTATGGTTACTATATATGAAAATTGAGCTTTAGCTCCCTCAGGTAATTTTTGTTCTTTCCCATTTACGAATACAACACCATTTTCTATTTTTAGCGAATCTCCGGCTATTGCAACACAACGTTTAATATAATTTGTCTTTTTGTCAACCGGAGCATCAACCATCGGGTAGTTAAAGACTACAATATCATTGTTTTTTATTGATGAGAATTTCGGAAGTCTGAAATATGGTAATTCAGGCCCTTTAATATATGCTGGTAATCCTAAAACGGGAATTGAATCATGTAGTAGAGGCAGAGTAAATTGTGTCATAGGAACTCTTGTTCCGTAACTCATTTTACTTACAAAAAGGAAGTCACCAACCATCATTGATTTTTCCATTGATGAAGTTGGAATAGTATAGGCTTCAAAAGAAAAAGTTCTGATTATTGTTGCTGCAACTATTGCAAATACAATTGCGCTTACCCAGTCGCCTGTGTCAGTTTTTGATTCATGCGATCTGCTTTCTATAAATTTGGGGTCTTCAACATAGTTTAAGTAGAATAGGTAAAAGCCAAGAGTGAAAGTAACCAGAAGGCTATCAGTAGTTTTGTTTTTACCAAAGCTCCTTATCAGTTCTATCCATGATACAATTATCATAATATTATTCACAATTGGAATAAAGAAAAGAAATATCCACCACCATGGGCGATTTATGATCTTTAAAAGTATGTGAATATTGTAAAATGGAATAATAGCAGAAATAGGTGAAAATCCTGCTTTTTTATATAGTTTCCAGGTTCCTGCAAAGTGAATTACATTTAGAACAAGAAAAGTAATTATCCAATAAGTTAAACTCATGATCTGTTTTTTGTTTTTTTTAAGGTTCGTTTATTTACTAACGATTGAATATTGATTTTGTTACTTCATTAAATAATAAAGTGTCACTCTTTTTATAAACCAAGAACATCTTTCATACTGAATACCCCTTCTTTGTCAACAAGCCATTCGGCAGCAACTACCGCACCCAAAGCAAAGCCTTTTCTGTTGTGGGCAGTATGTTTTATTTCTATGTCATCAATTTCCGAATTGTACGTTACGGTATGAGTTCCGGGAATGTTTTCAATACGTTTAGCAGTGATAGCTATCTCATTTTCTCCTGAATTATCAAGTTTCCAGCCTGTGAAGTCAGAATTTTCGATGATTCCTTCTGCCAGTGTAATTGCGGTTCCGCTTGGGGCATCAAGTTTTTTTGTATGGTGAATTTCTTCCATCTCAACCGAATAGTTATGGGGAGAGATCATCTTAGCCAGTTTTTTATTTAGCTCGAAGAATATATTTACTCCTAAACTGAAGTTAGAGGCATAAATAAAAGCACCTTTTTTTTCATTACAATAATCAACTATATCATCATAGTTGTGAAGCCATCCGGTAGTACCTGAAATTATAGGAATATTATTTTTGATTGCTTTTTTTATATTGTTAAATGCCGA from Bacteroidota bacterium includes these protein-coding regions:
- the dapB gene encoding 4-hydroxy-tetrahydrodipicolinate reductase, which encodes MKIALLGYGRMGQEIEKIALSRGHEIVLKAEIKGFSDEEISIADVAIDFSVPESAFNNIKKAIKNNIPIISGTTGWLHNYDDIVDYCNEKKGAFIYASNFSLGVNIFFELNKKLAKMISPHNYSVEMEEIHHTKKLDAPSGTAITLAEGIIENSDFTGWKLDNSGENEIAITAKRIENIPGTHTVTYNSEIDDIEIKHTAHNRKGFALGAVVAAEWLVDKEGVFSMKDVLGL
- the lepB gene encoding signal peptidase I codes for the protein MSLTYWIITFLVLNVIHFAGTWKLYKKAGFSPISAIIPFYNIHILLKIINRPWWWIFLFFIPIVNNIMIIVSWIELIRSFGKNKTTDSLLVTFTLGFYLFYLNYVEDPKFIESRSHESKTDTGDWVSAIVFAIVAATIIRTFSFEAYTIPTSSMEKSMMVGDFLFVSKMSYGTRVPMTQFTLPLLHDSIPVLGLPAYIKGPELPYFRLPKFSSIKNNDIVVFNYPMVDAPVDKKTNYIKRCVAIAGDSLKIENGVVFVNGKEQKLPEGAKAQFSYIVTIKPGKSLFVSGDTYSDNILTRKLDITDGIIPAGDYYQYFNINFPNWQKFTSAKNKDDLNRVYAINLTEEKVSQLSSWKAVESVKQYIKPSTRKSSGIFPSNKNWNVDNYGTIYIPEAGVTTPLNNDNIEFYRRLITVYENNTLEEKDGKFLINGVESNSYTFKQDYYWMMGDNRYNSLDSRFWGFVPEDHVVGKPTFIWMSLNQHGKGLSKFRWDRIMTGISDQGNKKDRKIIVAILILLS